One Desulfurobacteriaceae bacterium genomic window, CTGAACAGCCAAGTATTCAAGGTCTCTGAATGAAAGTCTCCAGGCTACCTGGAGGAAAAGGAGGACAAGGATTATCTCATCTGGGCACTTCTTGGGTCTTCCCCTTTTGGTCTTGAAGGGATATAAATACTTTAATAGAGCCTGTCCTCTCCGGTGCATGTAGGTTTGTGTGAGCTTGAGTACTTGTTGGAAATTAAGTCTTTTAGCTTTCATATCGGAGAGGATAGGCTTTCTTTATGGTGTTGGCAATTTTCAAACATCCTCAGCTTCGATTTTGAGGTTCATTAGATGAAGATAGGGGCTATTATCCAGGCAAGAACTACATCTACAAGACTTCCAAAAAAGGTTTTGAAAGAGCTCCCCTGCGGCAGTAGCATCACAGTACTTGAGCAGGTCATAAGAAGAGTGAAAAAATCGGAATTGATTGACGAAATAATAGTTGCTACGACAACCAATCCTGCCGATAAGCCAATTATTGAATTGGCGAGGAAAGAAGAAGTAAAATACTTCAAGGGTAGTGAGAAAAATGTTCTTGAAAGATATTATTTATGTGCCAAGGAAAATAAATTGGATGTAATAGTAAGAATAACAAGTGATTGTCCTTGTATCGACTGGAACGTTGTAGACTTAGTAGTAAGAGAACATTTACAAAAACAGGCAGATTATACTTCAAATACTTTGGAAAGAACCTTTCCTCACGGACTTGACGTTGAAGTAGTTTCTTTTGAAGCCTTAGAAAAGGCTTACTTTGGTGCATCGCAAGATTTTGAAAAAGAACATGTTTGTCCTTACATCTACACTACCAACAAAAAAGAGTTTAAATTAGTTTCCGTAAAAGCCCCCACATTTTTGACTGCCCCGGACATAAGGATAACCCTTGATACAGAAGAAGATTACGCTTTACTCTGTGCAGTTTTTGACTATCTATACCCTCAAAATAACTATTTTCAAACAGTTGACATAGTCAATCTCTTTAGAGAAAAACCCTGGCTTAAGCTGATAAATAGGAAAGTTTTACAAAAAAAGGTTTTTTATTCCTTAGAAGAAGAACTTGAAGAAGCCAAAAAATTACTAGAGTTACAGGAACTAAACAGAGCAAAAGAGATAATAGAAAAGTGGATGAGCTGAGAGTCTATATCATTACAGAAGGTAGCAGTAATATAGGTTTTGGCCATGTTACAAGATGCTTGTCTTTATATCAAGCTTTTGAGGAAAGAGGTGTAAAACCGAGGTTTATTGTGAATGGCGATAAGTCCATATTAAGACTTTTAATAGGTACAAATTGTGAAATAGTTAACTGGTTTAAAAAACAGCAAATGATTTTTGAAAAAGTAAAGGATGCAGATATAGTCGTAGTTGATAGCTATTTGGCGGGTAAAAACTTTTATGAGAGTTTATCCAAACTCGTAAGACTTGCTGTTTATATAGATGATAACAAGCGAATAGATTATCCAGAGGGTATTGTTGTCAACGGAAATATTCATGCAAAGGATTTGAATTATCCTGAGAAAGAGAGAGTAATTTACCTACTCGGAACTGAATACACTCCTCTAAGGAAGGAATTTTGGGATGTTCCGGAAAAAGAGATAAGAAAAACAGTGCAGAGTGCTATGATAACCTTTGGCGGAGACGACATAAGAAATATGACTCCCAAGGTCTTAAAATTGCTTAGTAAAAATCATCCTGAACTTAAGAAAAATGTCATCATAGGAAAGGGATTCCGTAATGTTGATGAAATAAAAAACTCGGCCGATGAAAATACAAACTTAATATACTATCCTAATGCAGAGGAGATAAAGGAGGTGATGTTGGACTCTGATATTGCTATTTCAGCAGGTGGTCAAACGCTTTACGAGCTTGCAAGAGTTGGCGTTCCTACAATCGCAATTGCTGTTGCTGATAATCAGATGGGAAATGTAAAAGGATGGCAAAAAACAGGTTTCATAGAGTACGCTGGCTGGTGGGAAGATGGGGATGTTATTGATAATGTAGAAATAGCTTTTCGCAATATTATATATACTGAAGAAAGGAAAAGACGGAAAGAGTTAGCTAAAAAATATATTGATGGAAAAGGATGTTTGAGAATTATTGATTTTCTTCTGGTTTTTCTGAGGGAGGCATGGGGAAGATATTATTTCTAACCAATAATCCTATTTCCTACGGCTTGGCAAATTGGCTTGCAGAAATTGGAGAAGATGTAGTCGTTTATAAGAAACAAATATGTGTAGAAATGGTAAAAACTCTAAATCCTGGGATGATCATAAGTTATAATTATAAGTATTTAATTCCTAAGGAGATACTTGAACTTTTTCCTGAAAGGAAACTTTTGAATCTTCATATATCGTTTTTGCCTTGGAATCGAGGAGCACATCCAAATGTCTGGAGTTTTATAGATGAAACTCCAAAAGGTATATCTATTCACTTAATAGATGAAGGTATAGATACGGGAGATATCATAATGCAAAAAGAAGTAGAAATAGATGAAAGAAAACATACATTAAAAACGTCTTATGAACTTTTACATAAGGAAATTCAATGTTTATTTAAAAATAACTGGAAAAAGATCAGGAATTCCGAATTGGAACCTATGCCCCAAAGAGGTAAAGGAAGTATCCACTATAAAAAGGATTTTAAAGTGATTAAACATCTATTAGGAAAAGAAGGTTGGAGTATACCTATACCAATATTCAAAGAAAGAGTAAAGGTATGGAGGGAAAAAAATGAAAATAAAGATAAAGGATAAAGAAGTTTCCAATAACACTCCAACTTTTATAATAGCTGAACTTTCAGCGAATCACAAACAAGACATTGAACTTGCAAAAGACACTATTTACGCAATAAAGGAATCAGAGGCTGATGCTGTAAAACTCCAGACTTACACTCCGGATACGATTACGATTGATTGTAATAACGAATACTTTCAAATAAAACAAGGTACTCTGTGGGATGGTAAGACTTTCTACGAGCTCTATCAAGAGGCTTACACTCCGTGGGAATGGCACTATGAATTAAAAGAACTTGCTGAGAAGCTAGGACTTATTTTCTTTTCTACTCCTTTCGATAAAACGGCAGTTGACTTTTTAGAAGAATTGGAAGTTCCGGCATACAAAATTGC contains:
- the pseG gene encoding UDP-2,4-diacetamido-2,4,6-trideoxy-beta-L-altropyranose hydrolase produces the protein MDELRVYIITEGSSNIGFGHVTRCLSLYQAFEERGVKPRFIVNGDKSILRLLIGTNCEIVNWFKKQQMIFEKVKDADIVVVDSYLAGKNFYESLSKLVRLAVYIDDNKRIDYPEGIVVNGNIHAKDLNYPEKERVIYLLGTEYTPLRKEFWDVPEKEIRKTVQSAMITFGGDDIRNMTPKVLKLLSKNHPELKKNVIIGKGFRNVDEIKNSADENTNLIYYPNAEEIKEVMLDSDIAISAGGQTLYELARVGVPTIAIAVADNQMGNVKGWQKTGFIEYAGWWEDGDVIDNVEIAFRNIIYTEERKRRKELAKKYIDGKGCLRIIDFLLVFLREAWGRYYF
- a CDS encoding glycosyltransferase family protein, producing MKIGAIIQARTTSTRLPKKVLKELPCGSSITVLEQVIRRVKKSELIDEIIVATTTNPADKPIIELARKEEVKYFKGSEKNVLERYYLCAKENKLDVIVRITSDCPCIDWNVVDLVVREHLQKQADYTSNTLERTFPHGLDVEVVSFEALEKAYFGASQDFEKEHVCPYIYTTNKKEFKLVSVKAPTFLTAPDIRITLDTEEDYALLCAVFDYLYPQNNYFQTVDIVNLFREKPWLKLINRKVLQKKVFYSLEEELEEAKKLLELQELNRAKEIIEKWMS
- a CDS encoding formyltransferase family protein gives rise to the protein MGKILFLTNNPISYGLANWLAEIGEDVVVYKKQICVEMVKTLNPGMIISYNYKYLIPKEILELFPERKLLNLHISFLPWNRGAHPNVWSFIDETPKGISIHLIDEGIDTGDIIMQKEVEIDERKHTLKTSYELLHKEIQCLFKNNWKKIRNSELEPMPQRGKGSIHYKKDFKVIKHLLGKEGWSIPIPIFKERVKVWREKNENKDKG